GTATGATACCACAAACATATCGGAATCGAGCCATAGTAGTAGCCAGGAAGATCTTCACAAGAGGCCCGGGTCCTCAAACATGTTGATAGAGGTGGGGAATGACGCCAAAGCTTCACACTCATTCGACGATTTACTAAGCATGGCAGGCGATATATGGAGAAAGTGGCTATGGGCAGAGCTCGAAGAGAGCTCAGTTGATGAATGATTCCAGCTCTATGTGCTTGTCATCAAACATTCGTGGAAAGCGACGGGACTACCGATATATCAAATTTCAATCAGAATAAGAATTACACTATGGATGAGCAGATGTTTGATAAACAGCATAGAGCATTTTGGCTTGATGTTTTGTGCAATCAGTGGCAAGCCACCTAGGTTCCCTGTACTATCCCCGCGTTCCAAATGCatatttgaaaaagagTTAATCGAACAATACGTGTCAGATGAAGGTAAGGATCCCGTAACGAACTCGCCTTTGACGGTTGATGAGCTGATAGAGATATCGCAAAGCCCTGAGCAGAGTTCGTTTGCTGACAGTCTCAATTCTTCTACGTTGAACACCAATTACAGCATACCAAATTTACTGTCTTCACTTCAAAATGAATGGGACGCTATCATGCTGGAGAACTTTAAGCTTCGCAAACAATTAGACGAAAGTACAAAAAAGCTTTCGGTGGCGTTCTACGAACGAGATGCCGCCAAAATAGTTGCAGccaaagctttgaaagccAGGGATGACATAATGCGCGAGATGAACCACCTGGTATCGCAGATAGGAGATGCGGAAGTTCCCGAATCGCTTGAACATCAAGGGGCCCCAgtatctctttctctggtTTCAAGCGCATTGCTGGAACGTTTATCTCAAGAATCGATGAgctacttgaagaaaacgaaaaaGGTTGCAAGCGATTTCAGCGTACCAGCTTTGGCTCCCTTCAAGCTCGAAGGCAAATGGGACGTGGACAAATCACTAAAGTTGCATAGGACAACGTCGCTATGCCTTGAGTTTCAACAGAGCGTGGTAttccagcttcaagatgtgTCCCAAGTATGCTACATGAAGGGTCCCCTTTCTCACCGTGTCGTCGGGGCACCTTTTAGTGATAAAGTGAAATACCTGGCAGCTGCGTCCCATGACCGACTTCTGATATGCACCGCTGACGGTAGGATGGGTGTCAGTAGCATTTCGGGCGACCAGATGGAAGTCGCCAATACGAAAATTGGTAATATTATTTTTATGGAAAACCATGAAGAGATCCTAAACGATCATTTCCTCTGGGCAGATGACTCAGGTGCCGTCGGATTCACTACAATGGACTGTAAAGAAACCATCTTGCTCATCGCAGGGCAGCAGGAAAAGCAGTTCTTCCAGGCTGCATACCATAAAGATGGTTTACTTCTCGCCCTGGTAAATACGCGCGAAATCAAGATATTTGATCTGACTAAACCGGAAGAGCACTCAACAGACTTCCAGATAGGCAAGGAAATTAAAGCAGACGGCGAGATAAAAGAAGTAAGGTTCAGCAGTAATGGTTACTGGATGATCGTTCACTGTGGTAATACCTTGATGGCATTTGATCTCAGAAAATCACCCGGTACATTAGCCTTGAACCCATTCGAACTGGGTTCTGGCTCGACGAAGGTTCTATGGGATCTCGACGTATCTGCCAGACACCTGGCACTCCTAAAAGAAGGAAACGATAGCCATCAACACGCGCTGGAATTTTTCTCCTACCAaaaatccaagaaatcatGGGAGCCTGCCGACCTGGAGGTCTTCCATCTAGAGTCTCCGAACCTCCCTCACGAAGAACTCAACAACTTCTTAATGCTATATACGAAGGAAGGCCCTGCAGCCATCCTACAGGCTCGGGAGCAGGTGCTCTTCTATGTTACCAAGTAATCAGTTATATCAATCCTAGAACTATTTCAAGTCGTAGACCTGGTGCCAAGGAAAAAAAGGCTGCGCGACCGACGcccagcgaagaagattttACTAGACGTGCGGTATACGAAAATCAGTCAAGTTTGCTTCAATTGGGTCTGATTGGCTGCCCCACACTGACTGAAGACTTGCCAAATGCCATTGCTAGATTCTGTGAAGAGCTTTGTGCAATCCACGACAGAATTGAAAGTGAGACAAGCGACCGATGAAAGTGAAAACTCGGGCGCCACGGGTACGCTGATGAATGAGATCTCAGTTCTCACCTATAGTCCCAAGACACTGAAGGAAATTGTTCAGGTAATAAGGAAAAGGTTGACCGGTAACGGGAGAAAGACATCACACAAAAACTGCATTCATCTCGTCAAGACTCTAACACTAATAAGCTACTTGATGAACAATGGCTCAAATGAGTTCATAGCATGGGTAAGAAGCagcatcttcatcat
Above is a genomic segment from Torulaspora globosa chromosome 1, complete sequence containing:
- the PRP19 gene encoding E3 ubiquitin-protein ligase PRP19 (ancestral locus Anc_4.18), whose amino-acid sequence is MFCAISGKPPRFPVLSPRSKCIFEKELIEQYVSDEGKDPVTNSPLTVDELIEISQSPEQSSFADSLNSSTLNTNYSIPNLLSSLQNEWDAIMLENFKLRKQLDESTKKLSVAFYERDAAKIVAAKALKARDDIMREMNHLVSQIGDAEVPESLEHQGAPVSLSLVSSALLERLSQESMSYLKKTKKVASDFSVPALAPFKLEGKWDVDKSLKLHRTTSLCLEFQQSVVFQLQDVSQVCYMKGPLSHRVVGAPFSDKVKYLAAASHDRLLICTADGRMGVSSISGDQMEVANTKIGNIIFMENHEEILNDHFLWADDSGAVGFTTMDCKETILLIAGQQEKQFFQAAYHKDGLLLALVNTREIKIFDLTKPEEHSTDFQIGKEIKADGEIKEVRFSSNGYWMIVHCGNTLMAFDLRKSPGTLALNPFELGSGSTKVLWDLDVSARHLALLKEGNDSHQHALEFFSYQKSKKSWEPADLEVFHLESPNLPHEELNNFLMLYTKEGPAAILQAREQVLFYVTK